A window of the Cicer arietinum cultivar CDC Frontier isolate Library 1 chromosome 6, Cicar.CDCFrontier_v2.0, whole genome shotgun sequence genome harbors these coding sequences:
- the LOC101498198 gene encoding uncharacterized protein encodes MASSLTHINIKIHASTIRRARPRSQGLLQSGKLFQLRGLNFPSINQSLICCTKLTPWEPSPVAYAPTDNQSDNFLQSSPNIFETLESSKTVESPTANAEGLVEKNAQPGQQLQLFKWPMWLLGPSILLATGMAPTLWLPISSIFLGSNIASLLSLIGLDCIFNLGATLFLLMADSCSRPKHPTQDCKSKAPFSYQFWNIVATITGFIVPLSMMFGSQKGFLQPQLPFISFAVLLGPYLLLLSVQILTELLTWHWQSPVWLVTPIVYESYRVLQLMRGLKLGVELTAPAWMMHTIRGLVCWWVLILGLQLMRVAWFAGLTARARKDQLSFSDTSSANSIGDYTI; translated from the coding sequence ATGGCATCATCATTAACTCATATCAATATCAAAATACATGCGTCGACTATCAGGAGGGCACGTCCTCGAAGTCAAGGATTATTGCAATCCGGAAAACTGTTCCAACTCCGTGGACTCAATTTTCCTAGTATTAACCAATCCTTAATATGCTGTACAAAGTTAACTCCATGGGAGCCATCACCCGTTGCATATGCTCCTACTGATAATCAAAGCGACAATTTCTTGCAGAGTAGCCCCAATATATTTGAAACCCTTGAATCTAGTAAAACTGTCGAGTCACCAACAGCAAATGCTGAAGGGCTTGTGGAGAAAAATGCTCAGCCAGGCCAGCAGCTTCAGCTTTTCAAGTGGCCGATGTGGCTTCTCGGTCCTTCCATTCTCCTTGCAACTGGTATGGCCCCGACATTATGGTTACCAATATCTTCTATCTTTCTTGGTTCCAATATAGCCAGTCTACTTTCCTTGATTGGACTTGATTGTATCTTTAACCTCGGTGCAACACTTTTTCTCCTCATGGCTGATTCTTGTTCAAGACCTAAACATCCAACACAAGACTGCAAGAGCAAGGCTCCCTTCAGTTACCAGTTCTGGAACATTGTTGCTACGATTACTGGATTTATCGTCCCGTTGTCGATGATGTTTGGATCCCAAAAGGGTTTTCTGCAACCCCAATTACCTTTCATCTCATTTGCAGTTCTGCTAGGTCcttatcttcttcttttgtCGGTACAGATTCTGACTGAGTTGTTAACTTGGCACTGGCAATCACCGGTCTGGCTCGTTACCCCAATCGTTTACGAGTCTTACCGTGTCTTGCAGCTAATGAGAGGATTAAAGCTTGGGGTTGAGCTCACTGCACCAGCATGGATGATGCATACAATTAGGGGACTGGTTTGCTGGTGGGTGCTGATTCTTGGTCTGCAGCTCATGAGGGTTGCTTGGTTTGCTGGTTTAACTGCTCGAGCTCGTAAAGATCAATTGTCTTTTTCTGATACTTCTTCTGCTAATAGTATTGGTGATTATACTATTTAA